CAGCGGAACGTCGTGCTGTTTCGCGTGTTCGCCAAGTTCATTCAGGCAGTCCCGCAGGTAACCGATCGCGGTCGCCTTGTCGGTCTTGTCATCCCATTTGCCCTGCATGGAACCGATGATTGCGGGGGCTCCAAAGCGGGCTCCGGCGTCGATGATGCCGCGAATGAAGTCACATGCCTGAGCGCGGCGAGTCTGGTCGGCGTCACAAAGGCTCAGGCCGTGAACCACCATGCCGGCTCCCGTACCGACGGCGGCCAGCTTCAGTTGATACCGTTCCAGCAATTCCTCCAGCGGCAGAGCACTGATGGCGTCGGCTGACTCAGCGAACAGTTCCACCGCGTCGAACCCGAGTTCCGCGGCTGTCCGGCAGCCTTCCGCAACGTCGCCGTGAAACACAAACGGGCCTTTGCGAGCCTGTTCGACAATGCTGATCGTGACGGCGGATCGGATCATGTTGCGTCTCCCAGCCGAATATCAACGCTGGCGGCGTGAGCGGTCAGGCCTTCCTTTTCCGCCATGCGCCGGACGTGTTCCGCATCGCCGGCCAGCGCGGATTGATCGTAGGAGATCACGGAACTGCGTTTGAGGAAGTCGGAAGACGCCAGCCCGTTGGCGAACCGGGCCGTTCCGCCGGTCGGCAGCACATGCGACGGACCGGCAATGTAGTCGCCGAGAGCAACGGGAGTGAAATGTCCCAGAAAGATGGCTCCCGCGTTTTGAATTCGTCCCAGCATGGATTCGGCGTCGTCCATCGAGATATGCAGGTGTTCCGGCGCGAGCAGATCGGTCAGTTCCGCGGCTTCGGCTTCGTCACGAGCGAGGATCAATGCTCCGTAGTCCTGCAGGCATTGCCGGGCAAGATCGCCTCGCTGCAGTGTTGCCAACTGTCTTTCCAGAGCACTTCGAACCTGCTGGATCAGTGGTTCGTGCCACGTAATCAGCACGCCGGAGCCGGGGCTGTGTTCTGCCTGGGAAATCAGATCCGCGGCGACGAAATCCGCGCGAGCCGTGCTGTCGGCCAGCACGATGACTTCGCTGGGACCGGCGATGCTGTCGATGTCTACGTCACCGAAAACATGCTGCTTTGCCAGCGCGACGAACAGATTGCCCGGCCCGACGATCTTGTCGACTCGCGGAATTCCCTCGACGCCGTAAGCCAGTGCCGCCACTGCCTGAGCACCGCCGACGCGGTAAACTTCCGTCACGCCGATTTCGCGGCACGTGGCCAGCATGTCGTTGTTGTACCCGCCGAATTCCGTCGGCGGCACCACGATGGCGATCTCCGAAACCCCGGCCGTCAGCGCCGGAACCGCTGTCATCAGGACTGTAGACGGATACGCGGCCGCGCCGCCGGGCACGCAGATCCCGACTCGCTTCATCGGCAGATGCCGCTGCCGAAGTTCCACCTTTCCGCCGTTCAGTTGACGCGTCACACGAGCGTCCGGCGGCAGCACGGCTGACTGGAATTCGGCCACGTTGTCTCGAATGCGGCGGACCGTCGCCAGAAAATCCGGCGAAACCGCCGCCGTCGCCGCCGTGAATTCGTCCGGACGGACTCGCAGCGTCTCCGGCGTCAGTTGCTTCCGGTCGAGCTTCGACGTGTATTCCAGAACAGCTTCGATTCCTCGCGAACGAACGTCTTCGCAGATGCGCTGTACGACCATGCGCGGGCTGAGTGCTTCGCCGAACAGTTCCATCGTGCGCCGGCGCCCGGCTTCCGAAACCACATCGCCGCGCGGACTGAGCTTGTCACGCAGTTCACGGAAGAGCTGTCGGGCATCGCTGCTGCGGCAATCGATGGTCTGCATGAAAAAGGTCTGACCGCTGTTCATGCGGGGATTGAAGTGGAATGCCGGTTGGCGTCAAGGTACCGGTGAGGAGTTTTCCGAAAGTCAGCGTGCTATGCTGCCGCGGGATGACGCTGCGTGGCGCAGTGTCGCACACGAGATTCCGCGAACTGAAACACCGCCGGCCGAACGCGATTATGATTGACCTTCGAAGTGATACCGTCACCCGGCCAACTCTGTCGATGCGGCGAGCGATGGCGGAAGCCGAAGTCGGCGACGACATGCTGGGCGAAGATCCCACCGTGAACCAGCTTCAGTCGATGGTCGCCGACATGCTGGGAATGGAAGCCGCCGTGTTCGCGTGTTCCGGTACTCAGTCGAACCAGATGGCGGTGCGAGTTCACTGTGTTCCCGGCGACGAGTTGCTGATTAACGAAACCGGGCACATCGGAATCTTCGAAGCCGGCGGACCAGCGGTACTCAGCGGTGTCACTGTCCGCACAATTGCCGCTCCTCACGGAAAGCTGGATGTCGCCGATCTTCAGGACAAACCGCGGTCCGCCGATCAGCACCTGTGCCGCACTCGCCTGGTCTGCCTGGAAAACACGACGAATCTGGGAGGCGGCCGGGTCTATTCGCTGGACCAGTTGCGACGCGTGTCCGAGTGGGCTCGGTCATGCGGCCTGAAGCTGCATCTTGACGGAGCCCGGTTTTTTAACGCCACCGTGGCGGGAAACTACGATCCCCGCGACGTGGCGGCCTGCTTCGACACGGTTTCGATTTGTTTCAGCAAGGGACTGGGATGCCCGATGGGATCGATCCTTGCCGGTTCCGCCGCTGATATGAAACAGGCCCGCCGTGCTCGCAAGATGTTTGGCGGAGCACTGCGGCAGGCCGGAATCGTTGCCGCCGCGGCCGTCTACGCGTTGCAGAATCACGTTGACCGGCTGCGCGACGACCACAGCAATGCCAGACTGCTGGCGTCGAAACTCAGCGACATCGCCGGCGTGCGCCTGAATCCCGACGATGTGGAAACGAACCTGGTGTTCTTCGAAGTGGACCGCGAACTCGGCACCGCCGTGCAGTTGTCAAACGCATTGAAGGAACGCGGCGTTCTGATCGGAGCGATGGGCGGCCAGCGTCTGCGCGCGGTAACTCACCTGGACGTGGCCTCCGACGACGTGCTTGTCGTGGCCGACACGATCCGCGACTGCATCGCGACCGGTTTTCACGAACAGGCTGTGGTCGGCAGCGGACCGTATTCGAAGTGAACGTGAGTCGGGCCGCTGCGGCTTCAAATGACGACGGGTTTGCCGAGCTGCCGGCGCAGGGGAACCAACTGGCCGGCGTGCATCATCGGGTGTGTGGCGATCAGCAGGAAGATCGAACCCATCGTCGGAAACATGCTGCGATATGCTTCCGGGCTGGGATCGTCGAGCTTCTCGGACGGATAAGCGTCCAGACACGCCGTGACCGCATCATGCACTTTTCCCGCCAGTTCCGTGTACTGTTCCTTCGTCAGGAAATCGGAACTGTCATCGCTGGTCGCGTTTTCCTTGGAATGCTTTTCATCAAATCCTTCCGGAAGCTCCGGCGCGGCACCGGGCTGAATGCCGTTCAGCATCCCGCATTCTGAGCTGATCAGGTGACCGAGCTGCCAGGCGACATGATTGCAGCCCGCAGCAGGCCGCTTCATCAACTCCGCGTCGGTCAGGTCACTGATGTAGGAACTCAGCACCATGTTGCTGAGCGACAGAGTTTCTTTGATTGCTGCCTTGGCATCCATTTGAATTGTCCCGAATAAAGGTTTTGAATATCAGTCACGGTGAACATCGACTCGCGGCAGACTTGGCAACGACGCGGACTTCGGCTCGCGACACGCTGGGCGAAACCGGCGTCCGGGCGAAACCGGGTTCGCATCCTGTTCGCGGGAAGCGAAATTGCCGACACTCGCACGCATGCCTTCCGCCCTCCGGTCGTGAAACCGGATTCGCCGACTCCGCGTGCGTTCCGGGCATCGTTGCCGTGATGCCGCCATTTTTCAACGCTGCCCGCCGCACAAAAATTTCCGACTTCACGTTACGCATCACAGGAGCCGCCAGATGGGACGATCACAGACGGTTTGCTTTGCATTCACCGCGTTGCTTGTATTGACCGCTGCCCGGTCGGGTTTCGGTAACGACGATTCGCCGGCTGCGGCTTCGAGCGACCCTGTCGGTACCGGTCTGCAGCGGCCGGACACGGAATTTCGAATCTTTCAGTTTCCGGCCGACCGGATTCCACGAATCGACGGAAACCCGGACGACTGGTCAATCGTACCGGATTCGTATGCCATCGGTTCTGACCAGCTTCGCGATACCGTCGGTGAGCACGAAGGTCCGCCGGATCCGAAGGACCTTGACGTGAAGGTCAAAGTCGGCTGGGTGAAGGGCCAGAACCATCTGTACTTTCTTTACGAAGCGTCGGACAACTACTGGAACTTCATTCACGACGATCTGCGCAACGACATTTTCGAAATCGTGGTGGACGGCGACCTGTCCGGCGGTCCGCTGATTCGGCAGATGCATCCGAACAAACGGCTGAAGGATCGGCTGGACACGCATTTTCGGTTTCACGGAGTCCACGCTCAGAACTATCACATCTTTACTCCCGCCGAAGGCAAGGACTGGACGATGGTCTGGGGTTCGCAGCCGTGGATCCGGGAACTTCCGTTTGCCAACGCCGCCTGCCGCTATGGATTCAAACACGGTGAAAGCGGCAAACTAGTTCTGGAATTCTTCATCACACCCTTTGATCATGCTCCGCCGGATCGGACAAAGGCAGTCCCCTCCACGCTGACCGAAGGCAATGTTGTCGGTCTGTCGTGGTCGGTGCTCGATTACGACGATGAAAACTCCGATCGATTCACCGGGTTCTGGAATCTGTCGCACAAGACGACGATGTACGGCGACGCATCCGATTTGGTCGCGTTTCGGCTGATGCCGATTGAACCCGGCCTGAGAAAGCCGATCGGCGCTGACTGGACGTTTCAGGTACTCAGCCGTAACGATCGGCAGGTGGCGTTTCGCGATCAGTCGTGGGGCGACATTACGTCGTGGCACTGGACGTTCGGGGATGGCGAAGAGTCCGACGAACAGCACCCGATTCATCATTACCACCGGGCCGGCGAGTTCGTGGTGACGTTAAAGGTGAACGGACCACAGGGCACCGCGAAACTCAGCAAGGTCTGGGACGTCACGCTTCCCTGATCCGGCTGACTCGGACGATTGAAGACGATTCAACGGCCAGGTTCCGACCGGAAGTCGGCGGCAGTACAGCCATTTCGCGAACTTCCGTGCTCGGTGTCTTTCCGTGCCGCCGTCCTGGTCTTCCGCGAAAGGGACCGGCACGCTGCGAGGTCGCCGCGTCGATTCCGCAAGCCACGGCGGTTGTTGACGACCGTAGTAGCGCTCACCGCGCGGGAGGATACATTCTGTCCCCCTGGTTGCTCGGGAAATCGTCAAAGCGTCGCAGGATGCTGGAAAAAGGCACTGTTCCATCACAATTCACCCGTCGCAATCGTCAATTTCGGGATACCATGTTGGCTGAAGCGTGAGAAAAACCCGTGTCCGGGCTGATCTCAGGGGGCAGAACAGATGACCGGCCAATTTGCTGAAGATCCGCGGCCAAAGCGGCTGCTGGTTCAGGATAAGGTGCGGCTGCTTGACGTGGAGGAAAAGCACAACCGCGTCCGGGCTCTTCTGGAGTCAGTCGGGGTGGATGCACTGTTGCTTCAGGATGCCGCCAACATTGCGTGGTTCACGGCCGGTGCGGATCTGAATCGGCTGGCATCGGACAGTTGCCATACCAGCGTGTTCATCACCGCGGAAGCCAGGTTGTTCGCCACGAATGCTGTGGATTCGGCACAGATCTTCGAACGCGAAGCCTTCGGTCTGGGATTTCAGTTGAAGCAGCGCGAGTGGTTTCAGCCGCATCGTGAGTTGATCCGTGACCTTTGCCGCGGGCGAAAAGTCGCCAGCGACGTGGCGTTTCCCGAAACGAAGTGTGTCTGCGATGAAATCCGCGAAATCCGCGTGCCGCTGACGCCCCTGGAAGTCGACCGGATGCGGCGTCTGAGTCTGGTGGCGACTCACGCGGTCGAAGCGGCGGCTCACAATCTTTGTGTCGGCACAACCGAAGCAAAGGTCGCCGGCGAAGTCGCTCACCGGCTTGTGAAGCGAACCGTCACTCCCGTCAGAATTCAGGTCTGCGCCGACGGACGCAACGACCGTTACCGGCACTGGACTTTCGGTGAAGACCGAATTGAAAAGTACGCCTCGATTTCCTGTGTCGCTCGCCGATGGGGACTGCGAGTCGGCGTGTCCCGCACGGCGTGCCTGGGCGACGTTCCGGAAGAGATCTGGGACGCCCATCAGAAGGCCGTGCTGATGCTGGCTACGGGTCTGTTCTTTTCCCGTGCGGGACGCACGCTGGATGAAGTCTGGCAGAAGGTCCGCCGCATTTACGAAAAATTCGGGCTGCCCAGCGAATGGCAGAAGGCGGATCAGGCGGAACTTGTCGGCTTCAGTCTTTGCGAACAACAACTGCTGCCTGGTTCCACCTACGAAATTCCGGCAGCCGTGGCGATGCACTGGCATCCGTCAGTCGGGCCGGCAATGACCGGCGACACGATGCTGATTGAAAAGTCGTCCGTGCGGCGATTAACGATCTCCGATTCGTGGCCCGAATTGACGGTCTTTGTCAAAGGGCACCCCGTGCCGTGTCCGGGTCTGCTGAAGGTCCGCTCCGATTCAATGCCTGTCGCCACCGACGATTCCACATCATCCGCGATCTCACCGCTGCTCGACGCATCAGGTGTCACGGAGGAATCGCTGCCGCCGATGGATTCGATCTGGGAACTTGACGCGCAGTCCGATCAGCTCGTTTTCGAAGAAGAAGATTCGCCGTACCCCGAAGAATCTGTGCTGGAGTAGCCGGCTGATCGCAGCCGACGTGGTCACGCCAGGTTCTCCGACCACCGCGCCACCGCCGCTTCACCCGCGATCCGGAAGGGCGAGGCTCCCGCCGAGCCGCTGCGGAATCGGGTTCGGGCAAAACAGGAGTCAGACCGGCGATCGGCGGGACGGTACTGCATTCCGTGAGAGGCTGCGTATAATTCGCGGCGTTGTTCGAAGAGTCAGCGGATTCCGCGTTCTCGAACTCACCGCGATCCCTCCGAAATGCAAAGTTCCGCGGCGGCATCCGATTTCCTTCCCTGAAACCAGCCTGCATGTCTGATTCTTCGTCAAACCCGCAACCGGCGCAGCCCGGAAACGGTGACCTTTCCGAAACAACGCTGGGCGAATTCAAGCTGATGCGGCGTGTCGGTTCCGGCGGCATGGCGGAAGTTTATCTTGCCGAACAGACATCGCTGGGACGACCGGTGGCGGTCAAAGTGCTGATGGCGGACGCGGTCACCGGCCGCAACAACGTGCTGCTGAAGCGATTCGAACAGGAAGCCCGCGCGGCCGGGGGCCTCAGCCATCCGAACATCGTCCAGGTGTACATGATCGGGAAGCAGGACGGCGTTCATTACATCGTGCAGGAATTTGTCCACGGCCAGAATCTCAGCCAGTGGATCAAACGCAATGGTCCGCCGGAGTTTCTGGTCGGTCTGAAATGGATGGAACAAACCGCAGCGGCTTTGAAAGCTGCCAGCGATGCGGGCATTGTTCATCGCGACATCAAGCCGGAAAACATCATGGTGACTCGATCCGGCGACGTGAAAGTCACCGACTTCGGTCTGGCTCAGCTGAATCAGCAGAACGAACAGATGAACCTGACTCAGGCCGGCACCACGATGGGGACTCCGTGGTACATGAGTCCGGAGCAGATTCAGGGCGAGAAGCTGGATCATCGCAGCGACCAGTATTCCTTCGGCATCACGCTGTATCACATGTTTGCCGGCCAGCCGCCGTTTCCCGGCCGCAATTCCGTCGGTGTCGCCGTGAAGCATCTGAAGGAAGAACCCAGGCCGCTGTCGGAGTTTCGTCGTGATCTTCCGAAGGCCCTTTGCGACACCGTCCACCGCATGATCGCCAAGAAGCCGGAAGATCGTTTTCAGACTCCCGATGAACTGATCACAGCGTTCCGAAGGCTGGAGTCGGCTCCGCTGAATACGGAGTTTTCCGATTCCGCGGGATTCATGCATGTGCTGAAGGGCTGGCTTCCGGGAATTCAGCCGCTGCTGGCGGGAATCGGTGTTGCCCTGCTGGCGGGACTGCTGGCAGGTCAGTACCTGCTGACTCCGCTGCATCTGCCCGCCGCCGAACGCGGCCGGTATCCGCAGGAAGACACGGCGGAGAAACAGTTCGCTCAGGCCATGCTGCTGCGACACAACATCAGCGCGTGGCGAGCGGTCTATGAATACTATCCGGAAAGCATTGCCGGCCAGATGGCGCGGCTGCATCTGGCAATTCAGTACGCAACCAGGGCGGTGCCCGACTATACGGCCGCCGAACATGAATTGGCCGAACTGAAAACCTGGGCGTCCGCCAAGCGGGAGGAAAATCCGGCGATTCTGGTGCTGACCGTTTTGGCCCAGGCCTTCGTCGCGCGCCTGAAGGGTGACACGGAGAAAGAAACGCGAATCATCGACCTCGATCTGCGTGAATTCACAGCCGACGAAATTCGAGACGCGCTGGACAGTGGGCCGCAATCGCTTCGCGACAGCATCACCGCCGCTATCGTTCGCGACGGACTGCAGGAATAATCGCGCCTACAGCACAAAGCGGCTCAGGTCTTCGTCCCGGCGGATGTCTTCCAGCCGCGAATCCACATAGGCGCGGTCGATTGACACCGTCCTGGCTCCGCATTCCGGTGCTTCGAAGCTGACGTCTTCCAGCAGACGTTCCATGATCGTCTGCAGTCGCCGTGTGCCGATGTTCTGAGTCGTCTGATTCACGTAGAACGCCACGTCAGCGATCGCCTGGATGCCGTCTTCGGTAAACGACAGGGCAACATTGTCGACGGCCAGCAGTTCCGTGTACTGCCGAGTCAGGGAGCCGGATGGTTCGGTCAGGATTCTGACAAAGTCGTCTCTGGTCAGATCCTGCAGTTCAACACGAATCGGAAAGCGGCCCTGTAGTTCGGGCATCAGATCGGACGGCCGCGACCGGTGGAAGGCTCCGGCCGCGATAAACATGATCTTTTCCGTGGACACGGTGCCGTAGCGAGTCTGCACGGTGGTGCCTTCGACGATTGGCAGCAGGTCCCGCTGGACTCCCTGGCGGCTGACGTCGGCGGATTTTGAGCCTTCGCCGGAACTGCAGATTTTGTCCATTTCGTCGATGAAGATCATGCCCGAAGATTCCGTCAGTTCCACGGCTTCTTCATGGATCGCATCCTTGTCCAGCAGTCCTTCGATTTCCTGTTCATGCAGAACCTCGCGAGCCTGTGCGACGGTCATCCGGCGTTCGGTGTTTTTTCTTGGGCATCATGCGTTCCAGCATGCCCTGCAGATCCATATCCATCTGTTCCATCCCCATGTTGGTAAAGACCTGCACGGGCGACGAACGCTGTTCGATGGAAAGTTCCACGGTGCGATCTTCCAGCCTGCCGTCGCGCAGCATGTCGCGAAACTTGGCGACGGTGCGTTCGTGTCGAGCGTGCTGGGATTCGGTTTCCTCGTCGCCG
The Planctomycetaceae bacterium genome window above contains:
- a CDS encoding sugar phosphate isomerase/epimerase family protein — encoded protein: MIRSAVTISIVEQARKGPFVFHGDVAEGCRTAAELGFDAVELFAESADAISALPLEELLERYQLKLAAVGTGAGMVVHGLSLCDADQTRRAQACDFIRGIIDAGARFGAPAIIGSMQGKWDDKTDKATAIGYLRDCLNELGEHAKQHDVPLIYEPLNRYETNLATTMAEGVELLKPLATDGVLLLADLFHMNIEEADIAGALRDGGKHIGHVHFVDSNRQAAGRGHIDFAPVAQALADIGYQGYCSAEAFPIPDSVEAARQTMETFRSVFQS
- the hisD gene encoding histidinol dehydrogenase encodes the protein MQTIDCRSSDARQLFRELRDKLSPRGDVVSEAGRRRTMELFGEALSPRMVVQRICEDVRSRGIEAVLEYTSKLDRKQLTPETLRVRPDEFTAATAAVSPDFLATVRRIRDNVAEFQSAVLPPDARVTRQLNGGKVELRQRHLPMKRVGICVPGGAAAYPSTVLMTAVPALTAGVSEIAIVVPPTEFGGYNNDMLATCREIGVTEVYRVGGAQAVAALAYGVEGIPRVDKIVGPGNLFVALAKQHVFGDVDIDSIAGPSEVIVLADSTARADFVAADLISQAEHSPGSGVLITWHEPLIQQVRSALERQLATLQRGDLARQCLQDYGALILARDEAEAAELTDLLAPEHLHISMDDAESMLGRIQNAGAIFLGHFTPVALGDYIAGPSHVLPTGGTARFANGLASSDFLKRSSVISYDQSALAGDAEHVRRMAEKEGLTAHAASVDIRLGDAT
- the ltaE gene encoding low-specificity L-threonine aldolase, which translates into the protein MIDLRSDTVTRPTLSMRRAMAEAEVGDDMLGEDPTVNQLQSMVADMLGMEAAVFACSGTQSNQMAVRVHCVPGDELLINETGHIGIFEAGGPAVLSGVTVRTIAAPHGKLDVADLQDKPRSADQHLCRTRLVCLENTTNLGGGRVYSLDQLRRVSEWARSCGLKLHLDGARFFNATVAGNYDPRDVAACFDTVSICFSKGLGCPMGSILAGSAADMKQARRARKMFGGALRQAGIVAAAAVYALQNHVDRLRDDHSNARLLASKLSDIAGVRLNPDDVETNLVFFEVDRELGTAVQLSNALKERGVLIGAMGGQRLRAVTHLDVASDDVLVVADTIRDCIATGFHEQAVVGSGPYSK
- a CDS encoding DinB family protein; protein product: MDAKAAIKETLSLSNMVLSSYISDLTDAELMKRPAAGCNHVAWQLGHLISSECGMLNGIQPGAAPELPEGFDEKHSKENATSDDSSDFLTKEQYTELAGKVHDAVTACLDAYPSEKLDDPSPEAYRSMFPTMGSIFLLIATHPMMHAGQLVPLRRQLGKPVVI
- a CDS encoding PKD domain-containing protein; this encodes MGRSQTVCFAFTALLVLTAARSGFGNDDSPAAASSDPVGTGLQRPDTEFRIFQFPADRIPRIDGNPDDWSIVPDSYAIGSDQLRDTVGEHEGPPDPKDLDVKVKVGWVKGQNHLYFLYEASDNYWNFIHDDLRNDIFEIVVDGDLSGGPLIRQMHPNKRLKDRLDTHFRFHGVHAQNYHIFTPAEGKDWTMVWGSQPWIRELPFANAACRYGFKHGESGKLVLEFFITPFDHAPPDRTKAVPSTLTEGNVVGLSWSVLDYDDENSDRFTGFWNLSHKTTMYGDASDLVAFRLMPIEPGLRKPIGADWTFQVLSRNDRQVAFRDQSWGDITSWHWTFGDGEESDEQHPIHHYHRAGEFVVTLKVNGPQGTAKLSKVWDVTLP
- a CDS encoding M24 family metallopeptidase, with product MTGQFAEDPRPKRLLVQDKVRLLDVEEKHNRVRALLESVGVDALLLQDAANIAWFTAGADLNRLASDSCHTSVFITAEARLFATNAVDSAQIFEREAFGLGFQLKQREWFQPHRELIRDLCRGRKVASDVAFPETKCVCDEIREIRVPLTPLEVDRMRRLSLVATHAVEAAAHNLCVGTTEAKVAGEVAHRLVKRTVTPVRIQVCADGRNDRYRHWTFGEDRIEKYASISCVARRWGLRVGVSRTACLGDVPEEIWDAHQKAVLMLATGLFFSRAGRTLDEVWQKVRRIYEKFGLPSEWQKADQAELVGFSLCEQQLLPGSTYEIPAAVAMHWHPSVGPAMTGDTMLIEKSSVRRLTISDSWPELTVFVKGHPVPCPGLLKVRSDSMPVATDDSTSSAISPLLDASGVTEESLPPMDSIWELDAQSDQLVFEEEDSPYPEESVLE
- a CDS encoding serine/threonine-protein kinase, translating into MSDSSSNPQPAQPGNGDLSETTLGEFKLMRRVGSGGMAEVYLAEQTSLGRPVAVKVLMADAVTGRNNVLLKRFEQEARAAGGLSHPNIVQVYMIGKQDGVHYIVQEFVHGQNLSQWIKRNGPPEFLVGLKWMEQTAAALKAASDAGIVHRDIKPENIMVTRSGDVKVTDFGLAQLNQQNEQMNLTQAGTTMGTPWYMSPEQIQGEKLDHRSDQYSFGITLYHMFAGQPPFPGRNSVGVAVKHLKEEPRPLSEFRRDLPKALCDTVHRMIAKKPEDRFQTPDELITAFRRLESAPLNTEFSDSAGFMHVLKGWLPGIQPLLAGIGVALLAGLLAGQYLLTPLHLPAAERGRYPQEDTAEKQFAQAMLLRHNISAWRAVYEYYPESIAGQMARLHLAIQYATRAVPDYTAAEHELAELKTWASAKREENPAILVLTVLAQAFVARLKGDTEKETRIIDLDLREFTADEIRDALDSGPQSLRDSITAAIVRDGLQE
- a CDS encoding AAA family ATPase; translated protein: MTVAQAREVLHEQEIEGLLDKDAIHEEAVELTESSGMIFIDEMDKICSSGEGSKSADVSRQGVQRDLLPIVEGTTVQTRYGTVSTEKIMFIAAGAFHRSRPSDLMPELQGRFPIRVELQDLTRDDFVRILTEPSGSLTRQYTELLAVDNVALSFTEDGIQAIADVAFYVNQTTQNIGTRRLQTIMERLLEDVSFEAPECGARTVSIDRAYVDSRLEDIRRDEDLSRFVL